A segment of the Butyrivibrio fibrisolvens genome:
AACATTGCTACGATCAAAGATATAGATGCAAAAGCTATTATCACCAAGGAAAGCGGCAAGGCAGGCGGATTTGAAGAGAAGATTGAAGCTGCGATGAGCTGCGGCATAAAGGCGATAGTCGTAAGAAATCCTGAAAACGCTCTTGAGAGCCCGGATGCGTATAGCTTGAGTGAAATAATTGAAATCCTTTCAAAGCACACTGGCATAACTATCGCATCGAATAAAGATATCATTCCTGATAAAGATATCAATTCTGATAAAAATATCATTCCTGATAAAGATATAAATTTTGATAAAACTGTCATTTTTGATAAAGATATCGCTTTTGATAAAACTATCTCTTCTGATAAAAATGTCGCTTCTGATAAAGCTATTACGCTTGCAGGCATGGGGCCTGGAGATGACAACTACTATACGCTTGAACTTAAGAAGGCGATTGATGAAGCAGATATCATTTTTGGCGCCAAAGCGGTTGTCAATAACCTAAAAAACAGCCGTGTGCCGGTGATTTCAGAATACGAGGGACAGAAGATCTATGACTATCTAGAAGGTAATAGGGAGTATATAAAACCGCTTGTTTTATTCTCTGGTGATATAAGCCTTTGCAGCGGTGCTAAGAAGGCCACAGTGCTGTTTGAAGATAAAGGCTACAAAGTCAACCTGATCAGCGGCATATCTTCAGTAACATTATTTGCCCAAAAACTTGGACTTGGACTTGAAGATGTCAGAGTTATAAGCGCTCATGGCAGAAAATGTGATGTTATAAGAAATGTTACTAATAATGTTGAAACTATTGTTTTAACATCTGACGCTGAACATGCAAGGAATATATCAGAAAAGCTCATAAGCCTTGCAGATAAGGTCATCGTAGGGTGCGACCTTGGAACATCTTCTGAAAAGATAATAGATGCCAAAAGTAATCCGGATACTATAAAAGATATAGCCGGAAAATGTCTTGTATATACTTATAACGAAAACGCCACAGGTAGAAAGATTGTAAAAACTCTATGTGATGATGAAATAATTAGAGGTAATGTCCCTATGACCAAGGAAGAGATCAGAGCTCTTTCTATGAGAAAGCTATCTCTTTCAAAAGGCGCTGTTTTCTATGATATAGGTTCAGGTACAGGCTCAATCTCGCTTGAAGCAGCTCTCCTTGACGAAAGCATATCTGTTTATTCTGTAGAAAAAAATGAAGAGGCCATAGAACTTCTTCGAAAGAATATAGAGAAATTTAATGTCTCAAACATTGAGATGATAAGCGGCCTGGCTCCAGATGCCATGAAGGATCTTCCTGCGCCAAGCCACGTATTTATTGGCGGAAGCAGCGGCAATATCAAAGAGATAATCGATGCTGTATATCAAAAAAATAGTAAGGCAAGAATTGTCATAAATACAGTAACAGCCGAGACTTTTGCTCAGGTGATGGATGTTATTAATGAGTATCCTGATATTGAACCTGATATAATAATGGTATCAGTAAGCCGATTTAAGAAAGTCGGAAGGTATCATCTCGCAGATGCTTTGAACCCTGTTTATATTATTACGCTATAGAAAAGAACTAAAATAACTTAAGCTTCGTACATATATAGATCTTCGTATATAGAATTACATCCAGAGTTCTTTGTGGAACTCATTAATTCTAAAAATGTACTTGATACGTCATGTATCTTTACAAATGAGAGATTTATAAGTACGAAGCTTAAATATAATGAGGTAGGTGTCAAAAGTTCCTTTTGACACCTTATGACTAACGGATTGTTCCGTTTCTTCGAAACTCTCACAATCCTAAAACATTCGCAAATCCGCACTACGTGCTACTTTGCTCATGTTTTGCGGGTCATAAATTCATATTCGATTTCGAGCAAGCTCGAATCGAAATGACTTTTGACCCTTACGTCATATAATTAGAGGTGCGAATGAAAGATTTTAAAACCTTTCCCAGGTTTTTAATGTGCGCCACTTCAAGTGGAAGCGGGAAAACTCTTATAACTTGCGCTATGCTAAGAATCCTTATAAGAAGAGGATTTCTTCCTGCTGCCTATAAATGCGGCCCCGACTACATCGATCCAATGTTCCATAGTAAAGTCCTTGGAATTCCTTCAAGAAATCTTGATGTATTCCTCATGGGAAGTGACGGCGTCAAAAAAGCTCTGTCTCGCGGCTCTAATGACAGAAACATTGGAGTTATGGAAGGCGTAATGGGGTTTTATGATGGCATGAGCGCTACATCAGATGAAGGTTCATCCTATGATATCTGCAGGATCACAAAGACCCCTGCCATACTTGTTGTTAACTGTAAAGGTATGAGCAGGTCAATAGTTCCTCTTGTAAAGGGATTCTGCGATTATGATAAAGCAGGCACCATCGGCGGTATAATCCTTAACAATATATCCCCAATGGTAGCTGAAAGCATCAAAATAGAGATAGAAAAAGAAACTAAGGTTCCTGTTATAGGAATGCTTCCAAAGCTTAAAGACGTAAGCCTTGAAAGCAGACACCTTGGGCTTATTATGCCTTCTGAGATTCCGGATATTTTATCTACAATTGATATAGTCGCTGACAAGCTTGAAGAAAATTTGGATTTTGATAAGCTTATGAGTATTGCAGAATCAGCGCCTTCTATTGATGAAAATCAAGCTTTTTTTGCAGAAGATAACATTATAAATAATGATAATGATTATGTGACAGAAGATACTGATATTCGTGTTGTTGAGGATAGAATAGGCGAAAAACATACTATTCATGATGTACAAGATATAGTAAAAATCGGCGTTGCTATGGACGAAGCCTTTTGTTTCTACTATAAAGACAATCTGGATCTTCTCAAAGAATTGGGAGCAGAGCTGGTTTTCTTTTCCCCAATTCATGATACGAAACTTCCTGACGTATCAAGACTAATATTTGGAGGCGGATATCCCGAATTATATGTTAAGGAGCTTTCTGAGAATAAATTCATGAGAGAGTCAATCCTCTCAGCAGGAAAGTCCGGAATGCCTATCCTTGCAGAATGCGGAGGCTTCTTATATCTTCAGGAAAGTCTTGAAGATCCTGAAGGCAAAGCATATGAGATGGTAGGTCTCTTTAACGGCAAAGGGTGCAAAAAAGACAAGCTACAGCATTTTGGCTACGTAACTATGAGCGCAGAGTCAGATAATCCATATCTTAAACAAGGCGAAGAAATCAAAGCACACGAATTTCATTATTACGACACATCATGCAATGGCGATGTATGTACTTTAAAAAAGTTATCCGGCGCAAATTGGACAGGGTATCAGCTTATAAATAACAGTTTCGGCGGCTTTGCGCACTTATATTATCCTTCAAATGTTGATTTTATCAGATGCTTTCTAGAAAAATGATATATAGTACAATATACATAGACGTAATTATTTATAAAATCAAAAAAAATCTCATATGAATTATTACTAATACCTTGAAAATTCCTGAGGGTGGCAGTAGATAAATGATTTGCTTGTCTTTGAGAGTTTTGCAAAATCCAAGAGCTTGATAGATGGATATTTATATTCCGTTTAGGATCCGCATGTCCCCGCGAAGCGAGTTTCGGATCCTGGAATATAAATATCTAGATATCATGCCTTGGATTTCAAAACTCGAGAGATAAGCAAATCATTTATCTACTGCCATCCTCAGGAATAAGGCAAAGCATAGAAGAAGGAAAACACTATGACTTACTTTACCTGTTTTTTCTTAGATAATGAAAAAGATATAATTGTCAGCTTGTATAAAGACCTGGACAAGATGTATTACGTGCTGACTACGCCTAACCATAGCACCGGCAACCTCATCCGTAATCTTGCCGCCATCTGCAAGCTCCCCCTTTCTCAGGACGATAAGGGAATGCTTGTTATTAAAGGCGAGATTCCGTGTTATGTTGATGGCTACAATGAAGAAAGCTACATCTTCAGCCTCGGCGACATCGAAGTTGCCAGGATATATCCAGACGGACGTATCGAGATGAAGGCTGCGATCCCCGCTATATCCAAAACTCTTATGAGCCAGACCAAGGATTATCAGCTTGGCCTTGATAAGACCGTGTTCAAGACATTTGTGCGCAAAGATCTTAAGTTCAGCGCAGATCTTCATACTCACATGAACGGCAATCTCTCAGGCGATATGCTCATTGCTCTTGGTATCTGCCATCAGATAAGATATCCCCTTTATTATGTCAAGAAACTTGATCTAAAGCTTACTCAGGAGCAGTGGGACAAGGTTAATGCTCAAAGGGCTAAGGTTGCCAGACAGTTCATAACATCGCCCCTTACTGGCAAATATCTGGACAGAAAGATCAACGATAATACTTTCATCAATTTTGCCGACCTTATCCTTAACAATCTCGGCAATGCAGAGATGAATATAGTCAAGATCCGTGGTTCACTTTCTGTTATCAAGGACGGGCAGGCTGTTTTTACAAATCTTGAGAA
Coding sequences within it:
- a CDS encoding cobyrinate a,c-diamide synthase, giving the protein MKDFKTFPRFLMCATSSGSGKTLITCAMLRILIRRGFLPAAYKCGPDYIDPMFHSKVLGIPSRNLDVFLMGSDGVKKALSRGSNDRNIGVMEGVMGFYDGMSATSDEGSSYDICRITKTPAILVVNCKGMSRSIVPLVKGFCDYDKAGTIGGIILNNISPMVAESIKIEIEKETKVPVIGMLPKLKDVSLESRHLGLIMPSEIPDILSTIDIVADKLEENLDFDKLMSIAESAPSIDENQAFFAEDNIINNDNDYVTEDTDIRVVEDRIGEKHTIHDVQDIVKIGVAMDEAFCFYYKDNLDLLKELGAELVFFSPIHDTKLPDVSRLIFGGGYPELYVKELSENKFMRESILSAGKSGMPILAECGGFLYLQESLEDPEGKAYEMVGLFNGKGCKKDKLQHFGYVTMSAESDNPYLKQGEEIKAHEFHYYDTSCNGDVCTLKKLSGANWTGYQLINNSFGGFAHLYYPSNVDFIRCFLEK
- the cobK gene encoding precorrin-6A reductase, whose product is MKNKVLVFGGTTEGRILSDYLRKAGILHEISVATEYGKEILLENGEENLFVGRKNFKEIEEMIKSLEVSIVVDATHPFATAASKEIKTACEASDVPYLRLKRSTEVKADGTDNVICVDSIEDASKAAEDTDGNILVLTGSKDLEKIASIITDTSRVFVRVLPNEDSIGKCIKAGFGGRQIIAMQGPFSKQMNIATIKDIDAKAIITKESGKAGGFEEKIEAAMSCGIKAIVVRNPENALESPDAYSLSEIIEILSKHTGITIASNKDIIPDKDINSDKNIIPDKDINFDKTVIFDKDIAFDKTISSDKNVASDKAITLAGMGPGDDNYYTLELKKAIDEADIIFGAKAVVNNLKNSRVPVISEYEGQKIYDYLEGNREYIKPLVLFSGDISLCSGAKKATVLFEDKGYKVNLISGISSVTLFAQKLGLGLEDVRVISAHGRKCDVIRNVTNNVETIVLTSDAEHARNISEKLISLADKVIVGCDLGTSSEKIIDAKSNPDTIKDIAGKCLVYTYNENATGRKIVKTLCDDEIIRGNVPMTKEEIRALSMRKLSLSKGAVFYDIGSGTGSISLEAALLDESISVYSVEKNEEAIELLRKNIEKFNVSNIEMISGLAPDAMKDLPAPSHVFIGGSSGNIKEIIDAVYQKNSKARIVINTVTAETFAQVMDVINEYPDIEPDIIMVSVSRFKKVGRYHLADALNPVYIITL